The DNA window CCAACTTAGAAAGGTGCAATTTTATTTATTACTTGAATAAAAGAGAACCTTCTAATTAAGTGTTCATCTCATCTCTTGCTCTTCTCTCCATTACTTCTTATGAAATCTCTATATTTTTCCCTTGAATCATAACTACATCAATTCTCCTCTTCTCCCTCTTATCTTTTCTTGATTGATATAGGTGGGACAGCAATAAGCTAGAGCATATAATTGTATAATAGCTTAGAAGAATAAGCATTAGAATAATGCAAAATGGGATAAGAAGATAACAAAAGGACAACATCATGAATAGGTAATAGGATTAACAAAAGTGGCATACCTCAGGTCCATTAAACACAGAAGGCTCGTTCATGTCATTCCAAATGTACAATGAAGGAGTTGAACCGACATAATTATCATAGGAGAACTTCTCAGCCCACCATGACCTAATCTCGGGATTTAACATATCTGGGTAGGAGGAGGAGCCTGGCCAGCACCACCCATCATAATCCTTGCCAGTTGCATCCTTTATATAATACCCCCTCTGGGAAGCATCCTTGTGCAAGTGAAATGACTCATCCCTCTTAATATGTGGATCCACAATTGTCACCATATGCCTACCTTTGGCAGCCAATTTCCTTTGCATCTCTTCTGGATGTGGGAATAGCATCTTATCCCATGTGAAATACCTCTTTCCATCAGTATGCTCAATATCAAGCCACAAAACATCATATGGAATATCATGCTCATCAAACTTGGAGTCCACATTCTCTACATCCTCTTCATCCCGGTAATTCCAGCGACACTGATGATACCCTGTGGAGAACAGCTGTGGCATTGCTGGCAGACCTGTTACACTCACGTACTGCTTGACAACATCCTTTGGTCCTGGTCCAGCAAAAAAGAACGTATCTACAATCCCTGCCTCACTCATCCAAAACGTATCTATCCGACTCTGCTCTGTGGGCATCAGAATTCCACCTTCAGCATCCCAACCCTTTGCCAATACATCAATCTGCATCTCCGCAGCATTCAACCAGAAAAATCCAGAACTTTGTCCAGATTTCCCATGCGATACCATGAAGGGGATAGAACCATATATCCCAAAAGGCGACTCGTGATGATACTCAAAAACATCCAAGTTAAACAATCTAAATGGCTCAGATTCCTCAACTCCAGGTCCCCTAGTGGGTTTAAGTGCAAAACTAGAGGCATGTTCCGGTATTCCATACACAAAATCAGACCCATAAAAGGAAACATCGAAACTAATGGACTGTGGACCATAAGGCCTAGTATCAGTGTGCCCTCTAAACCTTTCCTCCCAATCCTCATCCTCTTTCTTCACTCTCAATTGTTCAAAATCAAATAACCCATGTGAATTCAATGAAACTACACGTCGGTTACCTGCCTTCTCCCTGACGTAAACCTCAAAAGGATCGTGCCTAAGAACCGCCTCGTATCCGTCAGATAAGTACACCACGGAAGATAAACCCCCATCATCGCCGTTGATTTTCTCCGTGGAAGCACTCTGCAACCAGAGTTTTTTGGTCTCGAATTCAGAAATAACCACATCGGCGACTTGGAACCGTTTCTTGCGTGGGTCCAACGAGGGATCTTCGTCGATCTTGAGCCGCATGATCCCATCCTGGTAGACTGAAACAGAGAGAGTCAACGGCTTGATCTGATCTTGGTCTTGGTCGTGTGGAGCTTTAGGAATGAGCTTGGCAGTGAGATCACCATCGGAGATGGAGACATCGTGGGCGATTAGAGTGCAGGCGCCGGGTTTGCGAAATCGAGCTCGCTTGCAGAAGGGGGTCTGGTCGCAGGCTCGGAACTCGTCTTTTTTCCAGGAATAGACTGTTTGGGAAGCGAGAAAAATGAGGAAAAGGAAGGCAACCTGCTTCATTTTCATGGGAAAAATGTCATGGGATGGATGGAAATGAAGCCTGTGTGAGTGACACTTATGTATAACGTCGGAGATAACACTTCAAATATTAGGTTAAATTGAATGCTTTCATTTAGGATTAAACCTTTTCATTTTAGTATATTGAGCTACAACATTTTCGATTTTCATCaatctaacttttttttattaattcagtTAGCAcaaatatttattgaaaattaattatgaaaatacagtataaaaataaaacaatgatGTAGCATTTCATCTTCGTCTTTGAGTATAAAGCAGTTTAAAAATTTGCAGTTTATTCTCTTAAGAGACCTACAAAATATGGATGAGACTAATATTTAGTAATTTGAAAAATTAGACATtaactaattttataaatatatattaaaatatattatacttatttcttaaaaaatattatagaattcgtgacatttcaaaaataatatgattgaaaaagtaaaattaaaatatttaatttttagattttgttttcaaatattaatctattactaataattttaaattatttttaataattttttatgttttttaaggtTATATATAGAGAAAGTTATAATGtttcttaatttatattttttttacttcacattacttactaaaaatacaatttaagattttgtgtaattgtttctttaaaaaaatactttgtataatttttgaatttataaatttataaatatgttatttatttatgtaattaattttgaaaaatgataatttaattttaaattttgttttaaagaggTTGttcttcaaaaatattttaattctattttattaaacataattatttatattaatgcATTATATAGTCAAATAGTTATCACCATACACAAATTAattgtatgtattaattaaaatgtaaattaaattattacgataaatcctaaaattatacataaattataacttaatgtgcaattgtatacacgaactttgattttgtgcaattttatacataaaattttgatttgatccaattcttgtaaattattaacacaattattgatataacatcattttatgtttatatattatatacataagtaattgtatttatccaatataaaaataaaatgatgtatttatttctttaaatgtgtatgattaaattaaaattaaagtttcaagtatacatttgaaccacaattagagttccatgtgtataattgcaccaatttaaaa is part of the Gossypium hirsutum isolate 1008001.06 chromosome D11, Gossypium_hirsutum_v2.1, whole genome shotgun sequence genome and encodes:
- the LOC107911691 gene encoding probable glucan 1,3-alpha-glucosidase, which codes for MKMKQVAFLFLIFLASQTVYSWKKDEFRACDQTPFCKRARFRKPGACTLIAHDVSISDGDLTAKLIPKAPHDQDQDQIKPLTLSVSVYQDGIMRLKIDEDPSLDPRKKRFQVADVVISEFETKKLWLQSASTEKINGDDGGLSSVVYLSDGYEAVLRHDPFEVYVREKAGNRRVVSLNSHGLFDFEQLRVKKEDEDWEERFRGHTDTRPYGPQSISFDVSFYGSDFVYGIPEHASSFALKPTRGPGVEESEPFRLFNLDVFEYHHESPFGIYGSIPFMVSHGKSGQSSGFFWLNAAEMQIDVLAKGWDAEGGILMPTEQSRIDTFWMSEAGIVDTFFFAGPGPKDVVKQYVSVTGLPAMPQLFSTGYHQCRWNYRDEEDVENVDSKFDEHDIPYDVLWLDIEHTDGKRYFTWDKMLFPHPEEMQRKLAAKGRHMVTIVDPHIKRDESFHLHKDASQRGYYIKDATGKDYDGWCWPGSSSYPDMLNPEIRSWWAEKFSYDNYVGSTPSLYIWNDMNEPSVFNGPEVTMPRDALHLGGVEHRELHNAYGYYFHMATAEGLLKRGDGKDRPFVLSRAFFAGSQRYGAVWTGDNSADWDHLRVSVPMVLTLGLTGMTFSGADVGGFFGNPEPELLVRWYQLGAYYPFFRGHAHHDTKRREPWLFGERNTALMRDAIRIRYTLLPYFYTLFREANVSGVPVVRPLWMEFPSDEAAFSNDEAFMVGNSLLVQGIYTARAKHASVYLPGKESWYDLRTGTAYKGGKVHKLEVSEESIPAFQRAGTIVPRKDRFRRSSTQMVHDPYTLVIALNSSQAAEGELYVDDGKSYDFKHGAYIHRRFVFSNGHLTSSPVGNSRFSSDCIIERVILLGFTPGAKTALVEPGNQKAEIELGPLRFGGQHAAVAVTIRKPGVRVAEDWKIKIL